One candidate division KSB1 bacterium genomic window carries:
- a CDS encoding tetratricopeptide repeat protein → MGRYLCLVLALFVTGCASRQPQHGGTGTSLNELVLSVKLAPEDVDARVRLGVAYARLGQLRQAVAQFDSALKRAPEYPPALYEKGQTLRTLGLHSEGKNLILRAVRSPAGSELLARLARELGRPFHIEQLTTGRYHHAFASWFPDGQRLALQSNRGGNWDLYVLNIRTGALTRLTDHPGRDEAPFVSHDGSVLVFTSTRDSEPFADPRLQQREIYLYALDKSQVKRLTTTHTDDFHPVLDPQGHTLFFVSAQSEKRRTLMALDLTRRTTRPVTGPDVDSFGPAVSPDGAFLLFVQEENGRSLLCELELRTGRISILTDALGAKASPCYSPDGKQIVFAAKDNGRYDLFLMARDGTALLRLTDDEAIDGHPRFSPEGDRIVFHSDRTRVFQLYLIDLTRPPAIEELEELF, encoded by the coding sequence ATGGGAAGGTATCTCTGCCTGGTCTTGGCCCTGTTTGTCACAGGTTGCGCATCGCGACAGCCCCAGCACGGAGGAACCGGAACTTCGCTGAACGAACTTGTCCTCTCAGTCAAGCTTGCGCCGGAAGATGTCGATGCGCGAGTCAGACTCGGCGTGGCCTACGCCCGCCTCGGCCAACTCCGCCAGGCGGTGGCGCAGTTTGACAGCGCCCTAAAGCGAGCGCCTGAATATCCCCCTGCTCTTTACGAAAAGGGCCAAACCCTGAGGACCCTAGGATTACATAGTGAAGGAAAAAACCTCATCCTTCGGGCGGTCCGCTCTCCGGCCGGTAGTGAGCTCTTGGCGCGCCTGGCTCGCGAGTTGGGTCGGCCGTTCCACATCGAGCAGCTCACCACCGGACGATATCACCACGCCTTTGCCAGCTGGTTCCCCGACGGTCAGCGGTTGGCCTTGCAATCCAACCGGGGTGGTAACTGGGACCTGTATGTGCTGAATATTCGCACAGGTGCTTTGACCCGCCTGACCGACCACCCTGGCAGAGATGAGGCCCCGTTTGTTTCCCACGACGGCAGTGTACTGGTCTTCACCTCCACGCGAGACAGCGAGCCCTTTGCGGACCCCAGACTGCAGCAGCGCGAGATATACCTCTACGCGTTGGACAAGAGCCAGGTCAAGCGTTTGACCACCACGCATACGGACGACTTTCACCCCGTGCTGGATCCCCAAGGCCATACCCTGTTTTTCGTCAGTGCGCAAAGCGAAAAGCGGCGTACTTTGATGGCACTGGATCTGACGCGTCGTACCACTCGGCCAGTGACTGGCCCGGATGTCGATTCCTTCGGGCCAGCAGTGTCGCCTGACGGTGCCTTTTTGCTTTTCGTCCAAGAGGAAAATGGCCGGTCCCTTCTTTGCGAGTTGGAATTACGCACTGGTCGCATAAGCATCCTCACTGACGCTCTGGGTGCGAAAGCATCCCCTTGCTACTCACCCGATGGCAAACAAATCGTCTTTGCCGCGAAGGACAACGGTCGCTACGATCTCTTTCTCATGGCACGGGACGGCACAGCTTTGCTTCGCCTGACCGACGATGAGGCCATCGATGGACATCCGCGCTTTTCGCCGGAGGGGGACCGCATCGTGTTCCACTCTGATCGCACACGTGTATTCCAGCTTTACCTGATTGATTTGACCCGCCCGCCTGCGATAGAGGAGCTGGAGGAACTGTTTTAG